A region from the Benincasa hispida cultivar B227 chromosome 10, ASM972705v1, whole genome shotgun sequence genome encodes:
- the LOC120087633 gene encoding histone deacetylase HDT1-like codes for MEFWGVEVKPGQALSVKPGDQMCVHLSQATLGELKKDKANEPVTVFLKINDQKLVLGILSAEKFPQIAFDLVFEKDFELFHNGKSGSIYCLGYRAPMDDQEQEDYSDSDFGSEDEELALPPAENGKPSQKEKSMAGKIFSLKPESSKKADVKSLEPSKVDGDDSEDDDSDEDEDSDDDSDEEMLGSDSGSDNEDDGTDSDEETPKKVQLDKKRPNESASKTPVSKKAKLASAEKTESKKGGHTATPHPAKKLVKTPGKAETPKSSGQFSCKSCDRSFGSDGALQSHSKAKHGGK; via the exons ATGGAGTTTTGGG GTGTTGAAGTTAAGCCTGGTCAGGCACTCTCTGTGAAGCCTGGAGATCAAATGTGTGTGCATCTCTCACAG GCGACTCTAGGTGAATTAAAGAAGGACAAAGCGAATGAACCCGTGACTGTTTTCTTGAAGATTAATGACCAGAAGCTTGTTCTGGGAATTCTCTCTGCAGAGAAGTTCCCTCAGATAGCATTTGATCTTGTGTTTGAGAAGGACTTTGAGCTCTTCCACAATGGGAAGAGTGGAAGTATTTACTGTTTGGGTTACCGGGCTCCTATGGATGACCAAGAACA GGAAGATTATTCTG ATTCTGATTTTGGCTCAGAGGATGAAGAACTTGCATTGCCACCCGCTGAGAATG GAAAACCTAGCCAGAAAGAGAAGTCTATGGCtggaaaaatttttagtctgaaacctgaatcttcAAAGAAAGCAGATGTCAAATCTCTTGAACCGAGCAAGGTGGATGGGGATGACTCTGAAGACGATGACTCCGACGAGGATGAGGATTCCGATGATGACTCTGATGAG GAAATGCTCGGATCTGACAGTGGCTCTGACAATGAAGATGACGGTACTGATAGTGATGAGGAGACACCAAAGAAG GTTCAATTGGACAAGAAGAGGCCAAACGAGTCTGCCTCCAAGACCCCTGTTTCTAAGAAGGCAAAGTTAGCTTCGGCTGAGAAGACTG AATCAAAGAAGGGGGGCCATACTGCCACTCCCCACCCTGCCAAGAAACTTGTGAAAACTCCCGGCAAGGCCGAGACACCAAAATCCAGTGGCCAGTTTTCTTGCAAATCCTGTGACAG GTCATTTGGTTCTGATGGCGCCCTTCAGTCACACAGTAAAGCTAAGCATGGTGGTAAGTGA